A stretch of Lathyrus oleraceus cultivar Zhongwan6 chromosome 6, CAAS_Psat_ZW6_1.0, whole genome shotgun sequence DNA encodes these proteins:
- the LOC127093574 gene encoding vacuole membrane protein KMS1 yields the protein MSSSGLVEKHQLELDNLTLTTHPIKTLKFFTLAIVQYWKKTARYLLAKGGWLLLLSFVVGAFSIMLISVDGPHEKHLEELLKYFRFGVWWITLGIASSIGLGSGLHTFVLYLGPHIAFFTIKAMQCGRVDLKSAPYDTIQLDRGPSWLDKDCLEFGPSLFQSEYGSQIPLSIILIQVQLEAVLWGMGTAIGELPPYFISRAARLSGSKMDAMEELDTEDEGIITTYLNRIKRWFLSHCQHLNFLTILALASVPNPLFDLAGIMCGQFGVPFWKFFLATFIGKALIKTHIQTIFIISVCNNQLLNWIENEFIWVLGHIPGFASILPKVVANLHAVKDKYLKAPHSVSPTVKGTRWDFSITSIWNTVVWLMLMNFFVKIVNSTAQSYLKKQQEIELAASNISTSTD from the exons ATGTCTAGCTCAG GGCTTGTCGAAAAGCACCAATTGGAGCTAGACAATTTGACACTGACTACACACCCCATCAAAACACTAAAATTCTTTACATTAGCTATTGTTCAATACTGGAAGAAAACAGCAAGATATCTGTTGGCCAAAGGTGGATGGCTTTTGCTTCTCAGTTTTGTGGTAGGGGCCTTTAGCATAATGCTGATTTCCGTTGATGGTCCTCATGAAAAG CATCTTGAGGAGTTACTTAAATATTTTCGCTTTGGAGTATGGTGGATAACCCTTGGGATTGCATCTTCAATCGGTCTTG GGTCTGGTTTGCATACTTTTGTTCTTTACTTGGGTCCCCACATAGCATTCTTTACAATCAAAGCCATGCAGTGTGGCCGAGTTGATTTGAAAAGTGCTCCATATGATACGATACAGTTAGATAGAGGTCCTTCTTGGCTTGATAAGGATTGCTTGGAATTTGGGCCGTCGTTGTTTCAGTCCGAATATGGTTCGCAGATTCCACTCAGCATCATTTTGATTCAAGTTCAGTTGGAGGCTGTTTTATGGGGCATGGGAACAGCTATCGGGGAGCTTCCTCCTTACTTTATCTCCAGGGCAG CACGTCTGTCTGGGAGCAAAATGGATGCAATGGAAGAGTTGGATACTGAAGATGAAGGAATCATCACAACCTACTTAAACCGCATCAAGCGTTGGTTCTTATCACATTGTCAACATTTAAATTTTCTTACCATTTTGGCACTTGCTTCG GTTCCAAATCCTCTGTTTGACCTCGCTGGCATCATGTGTGGACAATTCGGCGTTCCATTTTGGAAATTCTTTCTCGCAACTTTCATCGGAAAGGCTCTTATTAAAACTCACATACAG ACAATATTTATCATCTCAGTTTGCAATAATCAGCTTCTTAACTGGATAGAAAATGAATTTATCTGGGTTCTCGGTCATATACCCGGTTTTGCTTCTATTTTGCCTAAAGTGGTTGCGAATCTCCACGCCGTTAAAGATAAGTATCTGAAAGCACCCCATTCAGTTTCCCCAACTGTCAAG GGAACAAGATGGGATTTCTCGATTACTTCGATCTGGAACACAGTGGTGTGGCTTATGCTTATGAATTTCTTTGTGAAGATAGTGAATTCAACTGCTCAGAGTTATTTAAAGAAACAGCAGGAGATAGAACTAGCCGCATCAAACATTTCTACATCTACAGATTAG